A genomic segment from Luteolibacter ambystomatis encodes:
- a CDS encoding trypsin-like peptidase domain-containing protein — translation MLLRSPTGLWISGALVFSLLAGCTKKADRASSSEIRELREEMAAMKAEKPKTDENAALKAEIQALKAGTLQIEPLRLKLDASEREVEELRQKLNDLKKENAELRAKTVSRARLKGVGESFPELACPGGRTYQNAVIRSIGDRAVTIHHDGGVANLGPDTVPREWVKRFYLDDGSNPVTIAASLPVSPSPVAALSSSAVPPAASAAAPEAVDASKADEISNRLTRAAVIIKGDKGVGTGFFASDGETVWLYTAAHVLSGNTTFEATGVDGRVYKRFGMFQVAENADLARFAMLESVPVAAELFGARPCVAGSEVVAIGNSGGAGVFTVLRGKVKAVGPGEVETDASIIQGNSGGLLASAADGRVIGVVTRMVAARQDVWSENTPFSEVRRFAARLDDNVRWRQMTPATFMAEPRTIAEFNRVTRLLWALAELVPTKSGLRLTSQIRGSNFTALAIFNENRDSAAVVNLLKMNTSLMENNLKVSDADLVRRYFSFYNSISAAAQSQTSNFDPERISSYNRDAAKLALKWRKEAQAALAQNMASLR, via the coding sequence ATGCTTTTGCGGTCCCCCACCGGGCTTTGGATTTCCGGCGCCCTGGTATTCTCCCTTCTCGCAGGTTGTACGAAGAAGGCCGATCGGGCGTCGTCGTCCGAGATCCGGGAGCTCCGCGAGGAAATGGCCGCCATGAAGGCGGAGAAGCCCAAGACCGATGAAAACGCCGCGCTCAAGGCCGAGATCCAGGCCCTCAAGGCGGGCACACTCCAGATCGAGCCGCTCCGCCTGAAGCTGGATGCCTCCGAGCGGGAAGTCGAAGAGCTCCGCCAGAAACTCAATGATTTGAAAAAGGAGAACGCCGAGCTCCGCGCCAAGACGGTCTCCCGCGCCCGCTTGAAGGGAGTCGGCGAATCCTTTCCCGAACTGGCCTGCCCCGGCGGCCGCACCTATCAGAATGCCGTCATCCGCAGCATCGGGGACCGCGCCGTCACCATCCATCATGATGGAGGAGTGGCCAATCTGGGCCCGGATACCGTGCCGCGCGAGTGGGTGAAGCGGTTCTATCTCGATGACGGCAGCAACCCCGTCACCATCGCCGCTTCGTTGCCGGTTTCCCCATCTCCGGTGGCCGCGCTTTCCTCTTCGGCGGTCCCGCCTGCTGCTTCCGCTGCCGCTCCGGAAGCGGTGGATGCCTCCAAGGCCGATGAAATCTCCAACCGGCTCACCCGCGCCGCGGTCATCATCAAGGGGGACAAGGGCGTGGGCACCGGCTTTTTCGCCAGCGATGGCGAGACGGTCTGGCTCTACACCGCAGCCCATGTTCTGAGCGGAAACACCACCTTTGAGGCGACCGGAGTGGACGGACGGGTGTACAAGCGATTCGGCATGTTCCAGGTGGCGGAGAACGCGGATCTGGCCCGCTTTGCGATGCTGGAGTCCGTGCCGGTCGCGGCGGAGCTCTTCGGCGCACGTCCGTGTGTGGCGGGATCCGAGGTCGTGGCCATTGGCAATAGCGGCGGAGCCGGAGTCTTCACCGTCCTCCGGGGCAAGGTAAAGGCCGTCGGTCCCGGCGAGGTCGAGACGGATGCCTCCATCATCCAGGGCAACAGCGGCGGGCTGCTCGCCTCCGCGGCGGATGGCCGGGTCATCGGCGTGGTCACCCGCATGGTGGCGGCCCGCCAGGACGTTTGGTCCGAGAATACGCCCTTCAGCGAGGTCCGCCGTTTCGCCGCCCGGCTCGATGACAATGTCCGCTGGCGCCAGATGACTCCGGCGACCTTCATGGCGGAACCCCGCACCATCGCGGAGTTCAACCGCGTCACCCGCCTGCTGTGGGCGCTCGCCGAGCTCGTGCCAACGAAAAGCGGGCTTCGTCTCACCTCCCAAATCCGCGGTTCGAACTTCACCGCACTCGCCATTTTCAATGAAAACCGCGATTCCGCCGCCGTGGTCAATCTTCTCAAGATGAACACCTCCCTGATGGAGAACAACCTGAAGGTCTCGGATGCGGATCTCGTCCGGCGCTATTTCTCCTTTTACAACAGCATTTCCGCGGCCGCCCAGAGCCAGACCTCCAATTTCGACCCGGAGCGGATCTCCTCCTACAATCGTGACGCCGCCAAGCTGGCGCTCAAGTGGCGCAAGGAAGCGCAGGCGGCCCTAGCCCAAAACATGGCATCCCTCCGTTGA
- the fbaA gene encoding class II fructose-bisphosphate aldolase, whose product MPVATPAQYRAMLDAAQKGGYAYPAINVTSITTINGALRAFAEAKSDGIIQVSTGGGQFASGTKVNDAAFGAIVLAEAAYRLAEKYDVLVALHTDHCHPNKVDGFLRPLLAASRERVAAGKGPLFQSHMFDGSELPLEENMKISKELLKECVELGIILEIEAGVVGGEEDGHDTSGHPADKLYTTPEDMLTVYEDLQPIGRFLFAATFGNVHGSYKPGAVQLKPTILRDGQKAVTDKHGAAAEMDLVFHGGSGSELEDIRETLGYGVVKMNIDTDTQYAFTRPIVTHICQNIEGVLKIDGEVGDKKQYDPRSYLKKAEIGLADRLKQACDDLLSTGKTIHGTV is encoded by the coding sequence ATGCCAGTCGCTACTCCCGCCCAATACCGGGCCATGCTCGACGCCGCCCAGAAGGGTGGATACGCCTACCCCGCGATCAACGTCACCTCGATCACCACGATCAACGGTGCGCTGCGTGCCTTCGCCGAGGCCAAGTCCGACGGCATCATCCAGGTTTCCACCGGTGGCGGCCAGTTTGCCTCCGGCACCAAGGTGAATGACGCCGCCTTCGGCGCGATCGTCCTGGCCGAGGCCGCCTACCGCCTCGCGGAGAAATACGACGTCCTCGTGGCTCTCCACACCGACCACTGCCACCCGAACAAGGTGGACGGCTTCCTCCGCCCACTGTTGGCGGCCTCCCGCGAACGCGTGGCCGCCGGAAAAGGCCCGCTGTTCCAGAGCCACATGTTCGATGGTTCCGAGCTCCCGCTGGAGGAGAACATGAAGATCTCCAAGGAACTCCTCAAGGAGTGCGTGGAGCTGGGCATCATCCTCGAGATCGAAGCCGGCGTCGTCGGCGGTGAGGAAGACGGCCACGACACCTCCGGCCACCCGGCGGACAAGCTCTACACCACCCCGGAGGACATGCTCACCGTGTATGAGGACCTACAGCCGATCGGCCGCTTCCTCTTCGCCGCCACCTTCGGCAACGTCCACGGCTCCTACAAGCCGGGCGCCGTCCAGCTCAAGCCGACCATCCTCCGCGATGGCCAGAAGGCCGTGACCGACAAGCACGGTGCCGCCGCCGAAATGGACCTCGTCTTCCACGGCGGTTCCGGCTCGGAGCTGGAGGACATCCGCGAGACCCTCGGCTACGGCGTGGTGAAGATGAACATCGACACCGACACCCAGTACGCCTTCACCCGCCCGATCGTGACGCACATCTGCCAGAACATCGAAGGCGTGCTGAAGATCGACGGCGAAGTGGGCGACAAGAAGCAGTACGACCCGCGCTCGTATCTCAAGAAGGCCGAAATCGGCCTCGCCGACCGCCTCAAGCAGGCCTGCGACGACCTGCTCTCCACCGGCAAGACCATCCACGGCACCGTGTGA
- a CDS encoding VC0807 family protein — protein MPPKPHKPENPLINIMVNVLVPVLALGTLSKDPTIQEKLGKAAHWWHLGPVYGLAIALALPLGYGIWFFVRNRKANFFSLIGLLSVLLTGCITIYLWNKDGSVKPQAALLYGLKEASIPLALGVAILASHRTQNPLLKVFLYNDTIFDIPKIEGRIGEQEQDGYRKLLLASTRLFATSFLVSAIINLALSLFLFRGFDHSAGDALEKYNAIIGKITGWSFVVVLVPAFGFLFLTLQRLVAGLKGLTGLTDEEIMLPR, from the coding sequence ATGCCTCCGAAGCCGCACAAGCCCGAGAATCCGCTCATCAACATCATGGTGAACGTGCTGGTGCCCGTGCTGGCACTGGGAACCTTGAGCAAGGACCCGACAATTCAAGAGAAGCTCGGCAAGGCCGCGCATTGGTGGCACCTCGGACCGGTCTATGGCCTCGCCATCGCGCTGGCGCTGCCGCTCGGCTACGGCATCTGGTTTTTCGTGCGGAACCGGAAGGCGAATTTCTTCTCCCTCATCGGCCTGCTCTCGGTGCTGCTCACCGGCTGCATCACCATCTATCTCTGGAACAAGGACGGCAGCGTGAAACCCCAGGCCGCGCTGCTCTACGGCCTGAAGGAAGCCTCCATCCCGCTCGCCCTGGGCGTCGCTATCCTCGCCTCCCACCGCACGCAGAATCCGCTGCTGAAGGTCTTCCTCTACAATGACACCATCTTCGACATCCCGAAGATCGAGGGCAGGATCGGCGAACAGGAACAGGACGGCTACCGCAAGCTGCTGCTGGCCTCCACCCGCCTCTTCGCCACGTCCTTCCTCGTCAGCGCCATCATCAACCTCGCGCTCAGCCTGTTCCTCTTCCGCGGCTTCGACCACAGCGCGGGTGACGCACTGGAGAAATACAACGCCATCATCGGCAAGATCACCGGCTGGAGCTTCGTCGTCGTGCTCGTTCCCGCCTTCGGCTTCCTCTTCCTCACGCTGCAGCGGCTGGTCGCGGGCTTGAAGGGCCTCACCGGCCTGACGGACGAGGAGATCATGCTGCCGCGGTGA
- a CDS encoding S8 family peptidase translates to MPPPSSRSRWLVAAALLVLALLVFTCWPGRERGQVARVSTGETTSAVAEEQGTSEARVPPVVSGAAVAVDWSIPDGGRMRRFTLALDEVVLRDAAGEDHPQPLSPPATTETYRARLAALGAGGAIVLPVLYPQDETHTPAHRRLVTANVLAEAAEGTARDALAGRLHLPVESMPAASPRHIVLRAASPLEALDGLEAWRAIPGVASVQVELAHQQSARALPNDTLIASQWHLKNQGQSGVVAGTDVNIESVWNYPSGTSGTNAWRGNGVRIGIVDDGLQTAHPDLSTNYEATYSHDWNGNDSDPNPSATGTVDKHGTACAGNAAARGNNGTGVSGTAPEATLTGMRLIAASTTDSQEADAMGWHNEVIAIKSNSWGPDDDGETLEGPGTLTQAALANATATGRGGKGTIFTWAGGNGRTADDNSNYDGYANSIHVIAIGAFDSQAHVSYYSEPGTNLVCVAPSSGTSPALGITTVDRSGTAGYNTSSSNGDYTTTFGGTSSATPTAAGIVALMLQRNPNLGWRDVREILIRSSKRVNSADSGWTSNGAGFRFHHDYGAGLIDAAAAVNLAAGWINLPANATPIVSTQSSLNQTIPDNNTTGITRSFVLPSAGALRVEHVTVKVNISHGYRGDLAITLTSPSGVSDVLAASHGDPGNDYADWTFSSVRHWGESSAGTWTLKIADLDAGIEGTLNSAELTVRGTTPASDYTAWTAAYPGLADTSATADPDRDGLPNLVEYHLGLPPNSPNTAATVLARTASNIKLTWRRHKGTASTGHAEWSDNLVTWSTAGITETVTEDNANDQLVTATLPITAGMPRKFLRLHVTL, encoded by the coding sequence ATGCCGCCTCCGTCCTCCAGATCCCGCTGGCTTGTTGCCGCCGCCTTGCTGGTTCTTGCGCTGCTCGTGTTCACGTGCTGGCCGGGCCGGGAGCGCGGTCAGGTGGCGCGGGTTTCCACCGGCGAAACCACCTCGGCTGTGGCGGAGGAACAAGGGACGTCCGAGGCGCGCGTTCCGCCGGTCGTCTCCGGAGCCGCCGTGGCGGTGGACTGGAGCATTCCGGATGGGGGGCGCATGCGGCGCTTCACGCTCGCGCTGGATGAGGTGGTCCTGCGTGATGCCGCGGGGGAGGACCATCCGCAGCCGCTTTCGCCACCGGCCACGACGGAGACCTATCGCGCGCGTCTCGCCGCGCTCGGAGCCGGGGGCGCGATCGTCCTGCCCGTTCTTTATCCGCAGGACGAAACACACACTCCCGCGCACCGTCGTCTCGTCACTGCGAACGTGCTGGCGGAAGCTGCGGAAGGCACCGCGCGCGATGCCTTGGCCGGGCGTCTCCACCTGCCTGTAGAATCGATGCCCGCTGCCTCTCCGCGGCACATCGTGCTGCGCGCCGCTTCCCCCTTGGAAGCGCTGGACGGTCTGGAAGCATGGCGGGCCATTCCCGGAGTGGCTTCCGTGCAGGTGGAGCTGGCCCACCAGCAAAGCGCGCGTGCCCTGCCGAATGACACGCTCATTGCCAGCCAGTGGCATTTGAAAAACCAGGGGCAGTCCGGTGTGGTGGCCGGGACGGATGTGAACATCGAGTCCGTCTGGAACTATCCCTCTGGTACTTCCGGCACCAATGCCTGGCGCGGCAACGGCGTGCGCATCGGCATCGTGGATGACGGGCTCCAGACGGCGCATCCCGATCTCAGCACGAACTACGAGGCCACCTACAGCCACGATTGGAATGGGAATGACTCCGATCCGAATCCCTCCGCCACCGGTACCGTGGACAAGCACGGCACCGCCTGCGCGGGCAATGCCGCCGCCCGCGGCAACAACGGCACCGGCGTTTCCGGCACCGCGCCGGAAGCCACTCTCACCGGCATGCGTCTCATCGCCGCCTCCACCACCGATTCCCAGGAGGCGGATGCCATGGGCTGGCACAATGAGGTGATCGCCATCAAGTCGAACTCCTGGGGGCCGGATGACGATGGCGAGACGCTGGAAGGCCCGGGCACGCTCACCCAGGCCGCGCTTGCGAATGCCACCGCCACCGGCCGCGGCGGAAAGGGCACGATCTTCACCTGGGCCGGTGGCAACGGCCGTACGGCCGATGACAATTCGAACTACGATGGTTATGCGAATTCCATCCACGTCATCGCCATCGGCGCTTTCGACAGCCAGGCGCACGTTTCCTACTACAGCGAGCCGGGCACGAACCTGGTGTGCGTGGCCCCCTCCAGCGGCACCTCGCCCGCGCTCGGCATCACCACCGTGGACCGCTCCGGCACCGCGGGTTACAACACCTCCTCCAGCAACGGCGACTATACCACCACCTTCGGCGGCACCTCCTCCGCCACGCCCACCGCCGCCGGGATCGTGGCGCTCATGCTCCAGCGCAATCCGAACCTGGGCTGGCGGGATGTCCGGGAAATCCTCATCCGCTCCAGCAAGCGCGTGAATTCCGCCGACTCCGGCTGGACAAGCAATGGCGCGGGCTTCCGCTTTCATCACGACTACGGCGCGGGCCTCATCGATGCGGCCGCCGCGGTCAATCTCGCCGCCGGTTGGATCAACCTGCCCGCGAATGCCACGCCCATCGTCTCCACCCAATCCTCGCTGAACCAGACCATCCCTGACAACAATACCACCGGCATCACCCGCAGCTTCGTGCTGCCATCCGCCGGAGCGCTGCGGGTGGAGCATGTCACCGTGAAGGTGAACATCAGCCACGGCTACCGTGGCGACCTGGCCATCACGCTCACCTCGCCATCCGGCGTGTCCGATGTCCTCGCCGCTTCCCACGGCGACCCGGGCAATGACTATGCCGACTGGACCTTCTCGTCCGTCCGCCACTGGGGAGAATCCTCCGCAGGCACCTGGACCCTGAAGATCGCCGACCTCGATGCCGGGATCGAAGGCACGCTGAACTCGGCGGAACTCACCGTGCGCGGCACCACGCCTGCCTCCGACTACACCGCGTGGACCGCCGCCTATCCCGGCCTCGCCGACACGTCCGCCACCGCCGATCCGGATCGCGACGGCCTACCGAACCTCGTGGAATACCACCTCGGCCTGCCGCCCAATTCACCGAATACGGCAGCCACCGTACTTGCGCGCACGGCTTCGAACATCAAGCTCACCTGGCGGCGCCACAAGGGCACCGCCTCCACCGGCCATGCGGAGTGGTCGGACAACCTCGTCACCTGGTCCACCGCCGGCATCACCGAAACCGTCACCGAGGACAACGCCAACGACCAACTCGTCACCGCCACCCTTCCCATCACCGCCGGCATGCCGAGGAAGTTCCTGCGGCTGCATGTGACGTTGTGA